The Malus domestica chromosome 10, GDT2T_hap1 genome contains a region encoding:
- the LOC103446357 gene encoding uncharacterized protein — translation MGRGKYKSKPTGHRQFSTPEDLLAGTSSRPRTFSKREAKRDEVEVDFVASSEEESGDESEGHEEKKKGIQGIIEIENPNLVKPKTVKARDIDMGRTTELSRREREELEKQRARERYMRLQEQGKTEQARKDLERLALIREQRAEAAEKREEEKAAKEQKKVEARK, via the exons ATGGGAAGGGGGAAGTACAAGAGCAAGCCCACCGGCCATCGGCAGTTCTCCACTCCCGAAGATCTTC TTGCTGGTACCTCTAGCCGTCCGCGGACTTTTTCGAAG CGGGAAGCTAAGCGTGATGAAGTTGAAGTAGATTTCGTTGCAAGTTCCGAAGAGGAGTCTGGAGATGAATCCGAAGGACATGAGGAG AAGAAGAAGGGGATCCAAGGGAttattgagattgaaaatcCGAATTTGGTAAAGCCGAAGACCGTGAAAGCTCGAGACATTGAT ATGGGAAGGACAACTGAACTCTCAAGGCGTGAAAG AGAAGAATTGGAGAAACAGAGAGCCCGCGAGAGATATATGAGGCTGCAAGAACAGGGAAAAACTgaacaagcaaggaaagatTTAG AGCGTTTAGCGCTTATACGAGAGCAAAGGGCGGAAGCTGCtgaaaagagagaagaagaaaaagctg CCAAAGAACAGAAGAAGGTTGAAGCACGCAAATGA
- the LOC139188832 gene encoding protein pleiotropic regulatory locus 1-like has product MFNFHLKTWGILGILFMAEAQSQTPQTISRFLLLARCELPPPNPESKSLRMSHKISMEYVGIQPTASQKPPRRPESGAPGSGSEWPSYSLALTDSKEMQMGGAQNALVIGPSAPRAQ; this is encoded by the exons ATGTTTAATTTCCATTTGAAAACTTGGGGAATTCTAGGTATATTGTTTATGGCAGAAGCTCAGTCTCAAACCCCTCAAACGATCTCTCGATTTCTTCTCCTCGCCCGTTGCGAACTCCCTCCTCCCAACCCTGAGAG tAAAAGCCTTCGCATGAGCCACAAG ATAAGCATGGAGTATGTAGGAATTCAACCCACGGCTAGCCAAAAACCGCCTCGCCGGCCTGAGTCTGGTGCACCGGGAAGTGGTTCTGAATGGCCTTCCTATTCTCTTGCCCTCACCG ATTCTAAGGAAATGCAGATGGGAGGAGCTCAAAACGCTTTGGTTATTGGTCCATCTGCACCAAGGGCACAGTGA